In the genome of Phycisphaerae bacterium, one region contains:
- a CDS encoding beta-N-acetylglucosaminidase domain-containing protein — MSRLLTLVILLEGHAMAGDVARRSNPVAERTIAIDGRFDDWMSISPFLSDPAGDVPTGTQDWVEVRVAHSETTLFILAERAPGSVSFSSALGTNGTTGGYGYWIILDTDLKRSTGLKTASGRAFSIGGEFNFGGALALNRWAPAGGFLGPLEYQRIESGTTMELSVPLATLGNPNAFNLILVTESPGDYDPDGGDQADYFQYTLRDVPPPQTGEIAVGSNPVSRETIRLDGQLADWAGVTPFPVDAAGDVTGGQDYVQAWIAHDELTLYFRLQRTPPSPFFDATPGYWVLCDTDCTSSTGLISASARVFSLGAEYNLAGVKEFNTWAAEGCHLGTTRPYRYAVSPDGLDLEIALPWSAVKWARQFRVIFVGEDSGDYYPDGGDEGAWFKYTTLTCHTPYADSDGDSDVDQEDFGVFQTCLGPASSTTPLPDMCACFDRNADNSIDLLDFAPFQVCVSGPTVPADPRCEQPDLPIGAFFNHFVQLPETPGIFPQPLPPGTDPGFAIRGIKGWNWTADQYLRAVPYLTQGKMNFLMNCYLSIFAVQGGNNWWLPLPSSAKVAYQQVISTCRQNTIEFCFCIHPQLGSSRPLDPTSDSDFEQLWSHYAWAQSAGVRWFCVSLDDIGGVPIVGAQHAALVNKLLARLRLADPDARMIFCPTYYWGDGSVGHDYLTELGTNLSTDVYLFWTGDAVVTPKLTRAAANDYKAVVRHRLILWDNYPVNDGNQTLHLGPVIGRDPGLCQVLDGYMSNPLCPQDQANRIPMLTSADYAFNPTAYDPYRSVGEVIALLAATPAGRAALKDLVEAYPGMVGFKCGTFSTGYNPVRQKYTRLATNLPVAGAYLRYLRDLSTRLGQEFPNTFHDAKATLDLDIQWVAQEYAADGGETAPAARGLPESQ; from the coding sequence ATGAGCAGACTGCTGACGCTTGTGATCCTCCTCGAAGGTCATGCCATGGCGGGGGACGTCGCCCGCCGGAGCAATCCCGTTGCGGAACGCACCATAGCCATTGACGGGAGGTTCGACGATTGGATGAGCATAAGCCCTTTTCTATCCGATCCGGCTGGTGATGTTCCCACGGGCACGCAGGACTGGGTGGAAGTCCGGGTCGCCCACAGCGAAACGACGCTCTTCATCCTCGCCGAGCGGGCCCCCGGCAGCGTGAGTTTCTCCTCGGCTCTCGGCACCAACGGAACCACCGGCGGTTACGGCTATTGGATCATCCTGGACACAGACCTGAAGCGATCGACCGGCCTCAAGACTGCCAGCGGCCGAGCATTCAGCATCGGGGGAGAGTTCAACTTCGGCGGGGCCCTGGCCCTCAATCGGTGGGCGCCGGCCGGCGGCTTTCTGGGCCCGTTGGAGTATCAGCGCATCGAATCAGGGACCACAATGGAGCTCTCCGTGCCTCTGGCCACGCTGGGCAATCCGAACGCCTTCAACCTGATCCTGGTGACGGAAAGCCCCGGCGACTATGACCCGGACGGCGGGGATCAGGCGGACTACTTCCAGTACACCCTTCGAGACGTACCCCCGCCGCAGACCGGAGAAATCGCCGTCGGCTCAAACCCCGTCTCCCGCGAAACCATCAGACTCGATGGACAGCTGGCCGACTGGGCGGGGGTCACGCCTTTCCCCGTCGATGCGGCCGGAGACGTGACCGGCGGGCAGGACTACGTACAGGCCTGGATCGCCCACGACGAGCTCACCTTGTACTTCCGGCTTCAACGAACACCTCCGTCACCCTTTTTCGATGCCACTCCCGGCTACTGGGTGCTTTGCGATACCGACTGCACTTCATCCACCGGCCTGATCTCCGCAAGCGCTCGTGTCTTCTCCCTCGGGGCGGAATACAACCTGGCCGGCGTGAAGGAGTTCAACACCTGGGCCGCGGAAGGCTGCCACCTGGGCACCACTCGTCCTTACCGCTATGCCGTCTCGCCCGACGGCCTGGATCTCGAGATCGCCCTGCCCTGGTCGGCCGTGAAATGGGCCCGGCAGTTTCGGGTGATCTTCGTCGGCGAGGACTCGGGTGACTACTACCCGGACGGCGGCGACGAAGGAGCATGGTTCAAATACACGACGCTGACCTGCCATACGCCGTATGCGGACAGCGATGGCGACAGCGACGTCGATCAGGAGGATTTCGGGGTCTTCCAGACGTGCCTCGGGCCGGCCTCCTCGACGACGCCTCTACCGGACATGTGCGCCTGCTTCGATCGAAACGCAGACAACTCGATCGACCTGCTGGACTTCGCCCCCTTCCAGGTTTGCGTCAGTGGCCCCACCGTGCCCGCGGATCCGAGATGCGAGCAGCCTGACTTGCCGATCGGAGCTTTCTTCAACCACTTCGTGCAGCTCCCCGAAACCCCTGGGATCTTCCCTCAGCCTCTGCCCCCAGGAACCGATCCGGGCTTCGCCATTCGCGGAATCAAGGGCTGGAACTGGACGGCGGATCAGTACCTGAGAGCCGTGCCTTATCTGACCCAGGGAAAGATGAACTTCCTGATGAACTGCTATCTGTCCATCTTCGCTGTGCAGGGCGGCAACAATTGGTGGCTGCCCCTGCCTTCATCCGCGAAGGTCGCCTACCAACAGGTGATCTCCACCTGCCGACAGAATACCATCGAGTTCTGTTTCTGCATCCACCCCCAGTTGGGCTCGTCACGCCCGCTGGATCCGACCAGCGATTCCGATTTCGAGCAACTCTGGTCCCATTACGCCTGGGCCCAATCGGCCGGCGTACGCTGGTTCTGCGTTTCCCTCGACGACATCGGCGGGGTGCCCATCGTCGGGGCCCAGCACGCGGCACTGGTCAACAAGCTGCTTGCACGCCTGCGACTCGCCGACCCCGATGCCCGAATGATCTTCTGTCCAACCTACTACTGGGGCGATGGCTCGGTCGGCCACGACTACCTGACCGAGCTGGGCACCAACCTCAGCACCGACGTGTACCTGTTTTGGACCGGAGACGCCGTCGTGACGCCGAAACTCACCAGGGCCGCAGCCAACGACTACAAGGCGGTGGTCCGACATCGGCTGATTCTCTGGGACAACTACCCGGTCAACGATGGAAACCAGACGCTTCACCTCGGCCCGGTGATCGGACGCGACCCCGGACTCTGCCAAGTCCTCGACGGATACATGAGCAACCCCCTCTGCCCCCAGGATCAGGCAAATCGCATTCCGATGCTCACCTCCGCCGACTACGCCTTCAACCCCACGGCCTATGACCCCTACCGGTCTGTTGGCGAAGTCATCGCCCTCCTGGCCGCGACCCCGGCCGGGCGAGCAGCCCTAAAGGACCTCGTCGAAGCCTACCCGGGCATGGTCGGATTCAAGTGCGGCACCTTCAGCACGGGCTACAATCCAGTTCGGCAGAAGTACACACGTCTGGCCACGAACTTGCCCGTCGCCGGGGCTTACCTTCGGTACTTGCGCGATCTGTCCACACGCCTCGGTCAGGAGTTCCCGAACACCTTCCACGACGCGAAGGCAACGCTCGACCTGGACATTCAGTGGGTGGCTCAGGAGTATGCGGCGGACGGCGGCGAGACTGCTCCCGCGGCACGCGGACTACCGGAATCGCAGTGA